A genomic region of Sphingobium sp. HWE2-09 contains the following coding sequences:
- a CDS encoding zinc-finger domain-containing protein → MIQPPEILRVSKSRVSCDGSGDIPAALGHPRVFLEIDEHGYVDCGYCDRRFVLIGGVADNGDVVNKPDIASGASL, encoded by the coding sequence ATGATCCAACCGCCTGAAATCCTCCGAGTCTCCAAGTCCCGCGTGTCCTGCGACGGGTCTGGCGATATACCTGCCGCGCTCGGCCATCCGCGTGTGTTTTTGGAAATCGATGAACATGGCTATGTCGATTGCGGCTATTGCGATCGGCGCTTCGTCCTGATCGGCGGTGTGGCGGACAATGGCGACGTTGTGAACAAGCCGGATATCGCGTCGGGCGCCAGCCTTTAG
- the tldD gene encoding metalloprotease TldD, with product MTDIAPLFTDARGLLYRPGLLDPDGARRLTAQALAACDDGELYLQYRASESFGFDDGRLKTADYSTDAGFGLRGVSGEMTGFAHANDISEAAIAKAAQTLSLLDPASSPPAPPPQRTNRHLYTDANPLEIVPFAEKVKLCGEIDAAARARDPRVAQVSVSLSGSWSVVEIVRADGFTATDIRPLVRLNISIILEENGRRETGTFGIGGRYLYDEVMAPAIWNRAIDEALAQAKVNMRSVAAPAGEMTVLLGPGWPGVLVHEAIGHGLEGDFNRKGTSAFSGRIGERVAAPGVTVVDDGAILNRRGSLSIDDEGTPTQENILIEDGILKGYMQDRLNARLMDVAPTGNGRRESYAHAPMPRMTNTFIKGGQDDPEELLSRMKSGIFAKSFGGGQVDIVSGKFVFSCTEAYKVDNGKLGDPIKGATLIGDGPTALTKVIGVGRDWALDEGVGMCGKGGQSVPAGVGQPTLLMEGLTVGGTAT from the coding sequence ATGACCGACATCGCTCCCCTGTTCACCGATGCCCGCGGCCTGCTCTATCGTCCGGGCCTGCTCGATCCCGACGGCGCACGCCGCCTGACCGCGCAAGCGCTGGCCGCGTGTGACGACGGTGAGCTTTATCTGCAATATCGGGCGAGCGAGAGCTTCGGTTTTGACGATGGTCGGCTCAAGACCGCCGATTATTCGACCGATGCGGGCTTTGGCCTGCGCGGCGTGTCTGGCGAGATGACCGGTTTTGCCCATGCCAACGACATTAGCGAGGCGGCCATTGCCAAGGCGGCGCAGACGCTGAGCCTGCTCGATCCGGCCAGCAGTCCGCCCGCCCCGCCCCCGCAGCGCACCAATCGCCATCTCTATACCGATGCCAATCCGCTGGAGATCGTCCCCTTCGCCGAAAAGGTGAAGCTGTGCGGCGAGATCGACGCGGCTGCGCGCGCCCGCGATCCGCGTGTCGCGCAGGTCTCGGTCAGTCTGTCGGGCAGTTGGTCGGTGGTCGAAATCGTGCGCGCCGATGGTTTTACCGCGACCGACATCCGCCCGCTGGTGCGCCTTAATATATCGATAATCCTTGAGGAAAATGGCCGCCGCGAAACCGGCACTTTCGGAATCGGCGGCCGTTACCTGTATGACGAGGTGATGGCGCCTGCGATCTGGAACCGCGCGATCGACGAAGCCTTGGCGCAGGCGAAGGTCAATATGCGATCGGTCGCGGCGCCTGCGGGCGAGATGACCGTGCTGCTTGGCCCGGGCTGGCCGGGCGTGCTCGTTCATGAGGCGATCGGTCATGGGTTGGAAGGTGATTTCAATCGCAAGGGGACCAGCGCCTTTTCCGGGCGTATCGGCGAGCGTGTCGCAGCGCCCGGCGTCACGGTGGTGGACGATGGCGCGATCCTCAATCGCCGGGGATCGCTGTCGATCGATGATGAAGGCACGCCGACGCAGGAAAATATCCTGATCGAGGACGGCATTCTCAAAGGCTATATGCAGGACCGCCTGAACGCGCGCCTGATGGACGTTGCGCCTACAGGCAATGGCCGCCGCGAAAGCTACGCCCATGCGCCGATGCCGCGCATGACCAATACCTTCATCAAGGGCGGGCAGGATGATCCCGAGGAATTGCTGAGCCGCATGAAGTCGGGCATTTTCGCCAAGAGCTTTGGTGGCGGGCAGGTCGATATCGTGTCGGGCAAGTTCGTCTTTTCTTGCACCGAGGCCTATAAGGTCGACAATGGCAAGTTGGGCGATCCGATCAAGGGCGCGACCCTGATCGGTGACGGTCCCACTGCGCTGACCAAGGTGATCGGCGTTGGACGCGACTGGGCGCTGGACGAAGGCGTCGGTATGTGCGGAAAGGGCGGGCAGAGCGTGCCAGCGGGCGTCGGACAGCCCACCTTGTTGATGGAAGGCCTGACGGTCGGCGGCACCGCGACCTGA